The Anaeromyxobacter diazotrophicus genome contains the following window.
GCGGTGCACGTGCCCACCGCGGGCCTCGCGCTCCTCCCGGTGCTCCTCGGCTGGCCGCTCGTGCTCTACCCGGTGCACATCGTCTTCCTCGAGCTCATCATCGACCCGGCCTGCTCGATGGCCTTCGAGGCGGAGCCGGGCGACCCGGGGCTCATGCGGCGCCCGCCGCGCCAGGCCCGGGCGAGCCTCTTCGAGCGGCGGCTCGTCACGGTCGCGCTCCTGCAGGGGGCGACCCTGCTCGTGGCGACGCTGGTCTGCTTCCGCCTCGGGTTCGCCCACACCGGCTCGGCGGACTCGGGGCGCACGCTGGCGTTCACCACCCTCATCGCCGGGAACGTGTCGCTCATCCTGGTGAACCGCTCCTGGCGGCACGGCGTGCTGCCCACCCTGCTCCGGCGGAACGTCGCCTCCTGGGCGGTGGTGGGGGGCGCGACGCTCACCCTCCTGCTCGCCTTCTGGGTGCCGCTCCTGCGCCAGCTGTTCCGGTTCGGGCCGGCGAGCGCCGACGACCTCGCCATCGCCGCGGGCGCCGGGGTGCTCAGCCTGGTCTGGTTCGAGCTGCTGAAGCTCTTCAAGACCCGCTGGCTCGAGGCGGCGTGACCGCCGCCCTCAGCCGAACACGACCGACCGCATCGACAGCGAGGCCATGTCGAACCCGGTGATGGGGAAGCGCACGGGGTCGTCGGGGGCGGCCGCGCCCGCTGCGTAGAGCAGGGGGAGGTAGTGATCGGGCGTCGGGTGCGCGCGCCGGCCGGCCTCGCCCTCCAGGGCGCGCGCGAGGGCGTCGGTGTCGTGGCGGGCGAGGGCGCGGGCGAGCTCCTCGTCGAACTCGCGCGCCCAGGCGGGCGTCTCCTGGTCGCCGCGCCCCCAGGCCGTGAAGGCGTGGCGCAGGTTGTGGACGAGGTTGCCGCTCGCGAGGAGCAGGACCCCCTCGTCGCGGAGCGGCGCGAGCGCGCGTCCCAGCGCGAGGTGCTCGGCGGGCGCCAGGCGGCCGTCCAGGCTGAGCTGGACCACCGGGACGTCGGCCGCGGGCCGGAGGTGCACGAGCACGCTCCAGGTGCCGTGGTCGAGCCCCCACTCCCGGCTGAGCGACGCGCGCCCCTCGCCCACGAGCTGGACCGCGCGCCGGGCGAGGTCCGGCGCGCCGGGCGCCGGGTACTGGACCCGGTACAGCTCCTCCGGGAAGCCGCCGAAGTCGTGGATCGTCTCGGGGCGCTCGTCCGCCGTCGCATAGGTGCCGGCGACGTACCAGTGCGCGGAGACCGCCAGGATGGCCTTCGGCCGCGGGAGCGCCTCGCCGAGCACGCGGAAGCCGCGGCTCCAGGCGTTGTCCTCGACGGCGTTCATGGGGTTCCCGTGGCCGACGAAGACCGCGGGCATGCGGGTGGTGGGATCGGACATGTCGGAGGTCCTTCTAGCGACGGCCCGCGCGCTCCGCCCGGCCAGCGCGGACGATGGCCCCACCGCCGCGCCGCGGGCCTGCCGGGTTCCACCCGACGCGAAAGGGCGGTACCGTGTCGCGAACGGACCAGGCCGGCCGGCTCCTCCGCGCCCCTCGCGCGGCGGGCCGCGCCGTGTCGAGGAGAGCGGAGCGCATGCGCAGCGACATCGTGAAGAAGGGCTTCGAGCGGGCGCCGCACCGGAGCCTGCTCCGGGCGACGGGGCTCCGGGACGAGGACTTCGACAAGCCCTTCATCGGGATCGCGAACAGCCAGATCGACATCATCCCCGGCCACATCCACCTCCACGAGTACGGGCGCATCGCGAAGGAGGAGATCCGCAAGGCCGGCGGCGTGCCGTTCGAGTTCAACACCATCGGCGTGGACGACGGCATCGCCATGGGCCACGACGGCATGCTCTACAGCCTGCCCAGCCGCGAGCTCATCGCCGACTCGGTCGAGACGATGATGAACGCGCACAAGCTCGACGCGCTCCTCTGCATCCCCAACTGCGACAAGATCGTGCCCGGCATGATCATGGGCGCGCTGCGCGTGGACGTGCCGACCGTCTTCGTCTCGGGGGGGCCGATGCGCGCCGGCCGGCTCGCCGACGGCACCTCGGTCGACCTCGCCACCGCCTTCGAGGCGGTCGGCCAGCGCGCCCGCGGCCAGATCACCGACGCCCAGCTCCACGACCTCGAGTGCGCCGCCTGCCCCGGGGCCGGCTCCTGCGCCGGCATGTTCACCGCCAACTCGATGAACGTGCTGTGCGAGGCGATGGGGATCGCGCTGCCCGGCAACGGCACCGCGCCCGCGCTGACGCCGGAGCGGGAGGAGCTGGTCCGGCGCGCGGCGCGGCGGGTGGTCGAGATCGCCCTCGACGAGCGCTTCCGGCTGCGGAAGATCCTGAACGAGGACGCCATCCACAACGCCTTCGTGGTGGACATGGCGGTGGGCGGCTCGACCAACACCGTGCTGCACATGCTCGCCATCGCCCGCGAGGCGGAGGTCCCGTTCGACCTGGCGCGGATCGACGCCATCGCCCGCACCGTCGCCCACGTGGCCAAGATCTCCCCCTCGCTCTCGACCGTGCACATCGAGGACGTCCACGCGGCGGGCGGCATCCCGGCCGTGCTGCACGAGGTGGCGCGCCGCGGCGGCGTGGTCCGGACCGGCGCGCTCACCGTGACCGGGGAGACGGTCGGGGACCGCATCGGCGGGGCGCGGATCCTCGACCCGGCCGTCATCCACCCGCTCGAGCAGGCGTACTCGCAGGTGGGCGGCCTGGCCGTGCTGCGCGGCAACCTCGCCCGCGAGGGCGCGGTGGTGAAGACGGCCGGGATCGACCCGGCGATGCGGCGCTTCACCGGCCGGGCGCTCTGCTTCGACTCGCAGGACGAGGCGATCGCCGGGATCATGGCCGGCGCGGTGAAGCCCGGGCACGTGGTGGTCATCCGCTACGAGGGGCCGAAGGGCGGCCCGGGCATGCAGGAGATGCTGTCGCCGACGAGCCTGCTCGCCGGCATGGGGCTCGGCGCGAGCGTGGCGCTCGTGACCGACGGGCGCTTCTCCGGCGCGACCCGCGGCGCCTGCATCGGCCACGTCTCCCCGGAGGCGGCCGAGGGCGGCGAGATCGCGCTCGTCCGCGACGGCGACGCCATCAGCCTCGACGTGGAGGCGCGGACGCTCACGCTCGACGTCGCGCCGGCGGAGCTGCGGCGGCGCGCCGAGGGGTTCGTGCCGCGCCGGAAGGCGATCGCCTCGCGCTGGCTCCGCCGTTACGCCCACCTCGTCACGAACGCCGCCAGCGGCGCGGTGCTGGACGCGCCGCCCGCTTCATGATGACTTCGAGAGCTCCACCCCCCGAGAGGCACGCCATGCCGACGCCCGCCCGCCCGCCGCTCAAGCCGCCGCAAGCCTGCTCGTCGCTCGAGGAGGTGCGCGCCTCCATCGACGCGGTCGACCGCGACATCGTCGCGCTGCTGGCGTCGCGGCGCAGCTACGCGCTGCAGGCGGCGCGCTTCAAGGACGCCGCCGACGGGGTGAAGGACACCCGCCGCGAGGAGCAGGTGGTGGAGAACGTGCGGGCGCTCGCCGCCGAGTACGGCATCGAGCCGGACCTGGTCGAGACGCTCTACCGCGACATGATCGCCGGCTTCGTGCGGGTGGAGCAGGACGTGGGCGGCCACCGGGCGGCCCCGGTGGTGGAGAACGTCCACGTCGAGAGCTTCGACGTGATGCTCCCGCCGGAGGAGATGAAGCACCGCGTGCCGCTCACCGAGCGCGCCGCGAACGTGGTGGTGGAGGGCCGCCGCGCCGTCGAGGCCATCCTCGACCACCGGGACCCGCGGCTGCTGGTGGTGGTGGGCCCCTGCTCCATCCACGACCCCGAGGCGGGCCTCGACTACGCGCGGCGCCTCCGCGCCCTCGCCGACGAGGTCTCGGACACGCTCCTCCTCGTCATGCGCGTCTACTTCGAGAAGCCGCGCACCACCGTGGGCTGGGAGGGCTTCACCAACGATCCCCGCATGAACGGCTCCTTCCGCATCAAGGAGGGGATGGAGCGCGCCCGCAAGTTCCTCGTCGACGTGAGCGAGCTCGGGATGCCGGCCGCGACCGAGGCGCTCGACCCCATCGCGCCGCACTACCGCGGCGACCTCATCGCCTGGACCGCCATCGGCGCGCGCACCTCCGAGTCGCAGACGCACCGGAACCTGGCCTCGGGCCTCTCCTCGCCGGTCGGATTCAAGAACGGGACCGAGGGCGAGATCGAGGGCGCGGTGAACGCGATCGTCGCGGCGGCGCGCCCGCACGCCTTCCTGGGGATCAACGACCAGGGGCGCTCGGCGGTCATCCGCACCCGCGGCAACCGGTACGGGCACCTCGTGCTGCGCGGGGGCGGCGGCCGGCCGAACTTCGACACCGTCTCCGTGTCGATGGCCGAGCAGGCGCTCGCCAAGGCCGGCGTGCCGAAGAACATCGTCATCGACTGCTCGCACGCGAACTCGTGGAAGAAGCCGGAGCTCCAGCCGCTGGTGGTCCGCGACGCGGTCCACCAGATCCGCGAGGGGAACCGGTCGATCGTCGGCCTCATGATCGAGGGGTTCATCGAGCCGGGGAACCAGCCCGCCTCGCCCGATCCGGCGAAGCTCAAGTACGGCCAGTCGGTCACCGACCCCTGCCTGGGCTGGGACGACACGGCGGCCGTGCTGCGCGAGGCGCGCCTGGCGCTGCGCGACGTGCTCCCGCGCCGGATCGGCTGACTGGCCGCGCGCGCCCGCCGCGGCGCTCAGGGCGCCCCGGCGAGCAGGGCGTGCAGCTCGTCGAAGGGCGCCGGCTTGGCGAGGTGCGCGTCGAAGCCGGCCGCCCTCGCGCGCTCCTTGTCCTCCGGCTGGGCGTAGCCGCTCAGCGCGACGAGCCGGGTGGACGCGAGCGCGGGATCGGCGCGCAGCGTCCGGGCCACCTCGTACCCGTCCACGTCGGGGAGCCCGACGTCGCACAGCACGAAGTCCGGCTTCGCCTCGCGCGCCCGCGCGATCCCGGAGCGGCCGTCGGTGGCGATGACCACCCGGTGGCCGTCCAGCTCCAGCAGGTCGGCCACGGTGCGCGCCGCGTCCAGGTTGTCCTCGATGACGAGCACGGTCAGCGTCCGCGCCGCCGCCGGCCGCGCGGCGGGAGGGCTGGCGCGAGGCGCCGGCGCGCTCGCCTGCGGCAACGTCACGGTGAAGGTGGCGCCCCGATCCCGCCCGGCGCTCTGCGCGCGCACCGAGCCGCCGTGCAGCTCCACCAGGCCCTTCACCAGCGCGAGCCCGAGGCCCAGGCCCCCGTGCGTGCGCGCCTGGCCGTTCTCGGCCTGCACGAAGGGCTCGAACAGGCGCGGGACGAGCTCCGGCGCGAGCCCGATGCCGTCGTCCGCCACCCGGAGCTGCACCTCGCCCGGGCCGGTCGAGGCGCTCACCCCGACGTGGCCGCCCTCGCCGGTGAACTTCGCCGCGTTCTGCAGGAGGTTCCCGAGGACCTGCGCCAGGCGGGTGGCGTCCGCGTCCACCCAGACGGCGCCGGCGGGCAGGGCGATCCGCAGCTCGATGCCGCGCTGCTCGAAGGCCGGCCGGTGGTCGTCGCACGTCCGCCGGACGAGCTCGCGCAGCTCCAGGCGCTCGCGCCGGAGCTGCATCTTGCCCCGCGAGATGCGCGTGACGTCGAGCAGATCGTCGACCAGCCGCGCCAGGTGATCCGTCTGCCGGTGGATGACCTCCCGCGCGCGCGCGGCCTGAGGGCTCCCGGGCGGCATCCGGTCGAGGAGGTAGAGCCCGTCCCGGATCGGCGCGAGCGGATTGCGCAGCTCGTGCGACAGCACCGCCAGGAACTCGCTCTTCCGCCGGTCGGAGTCGCGCAGCGCCTGCTCCGCGGCCACCTGGTCGGTCACGTCCATCACGAACCCGTGCCAGAGCACGCTGCCGTCAGGCTCGGTCTTCGGGACGGACCAGCCCTCGAGCCAGCGCAGCCCCTTCGCCGGGTGCTGGTAGCGGAACCGATCGTGCCAGCGCGCGCCGGCGCGAGCGGCCTCGGCGATGCGCTCGCCCACGCGGTGGGCGTCGTCCGGGTGGAGGCGGTCGAACACCGGCGCCGCGTCCTCGGCGACGACGGACGGGGAGATCCCCCACACGTCCTCGCCCGCGGCGGTGGCGAACGGGAAGCAGGCGCTCCCGTCCGCCCGGAGGCGGTAGGAGCAGATGACCCCAGGCACGCTCTCCGCGATCTTCGCGAGCTGGTCCCGCAGCCGCTCCAGCTCGGACGCGTGGCCCGGAGGATCGCCCGCCGGGCCCGGTCGCCGACTCGTCTCCATCTCGCCGCCCCCGCGACGCTCCGGCCGTGGCTCCAGCGCAGCCGTGTTTACGCTCTCGGTGCAGGATAGCGTCGAACACGCGCGCGCGCGGGCAGAATCGGCGGCGGCGCTCCGGCGGCCGGGGCGGGGCGGGAGCCCGCAGGCTCAGCCGCGCGGCTTCCCCTCGACGTAGCCCCCCGTCGTCTGGACCCCGATCACGGCCTTGCGGTGCAGCTCAGGCAGCGTGGTGGCGCCGGCGTAGGTCAGCGCCGACTGCACGCCCGTGATCACGTCGACGAGGATGGAGCCGACGCTCTCGCGCCCCTCGCGCATGTAGATGCGCGAGGTGGAGATGCCCTCCCGGAAGAACCCCTTCTTGGCGCGCTCGAAGGCGTCCAGGCCGGCGGTGCGATCGCTCACCGCGCGCGCGCTCGCCATGCCGTAGTTCTCCTTGTAGGGGCGCCCGTCGCGGTCCTCCTTCACGTCGCCCGGGCTCTCGTAGGTGCCGGAGAGCGCGGTGCCGATCATGACCCGCGACGCGCCGGCCGCCAGGTAGAGCGCCACGTCGCGCGGGTCGCGGACGCCGCCGTCTGCCCACACGTGCCGCCCGCGGGCGTGCGCCTCCCGGGCGCAGGCCAGCACCGAGCTGAACGTCGGCCGGCCTGCGCCGGTCTGCATGCGGGTGGTGCACATGGCGCCCGGGCCGACGTTCACCTTCACCACGTCGGCGCCCGCCTCGAGCAGGTCGCGCGTCCCCTCGGGGGTGCAGACGTTCCCCGCCACGAGCGGCACCGCGGTCCCGACCGCCCGGCGGACCTCGCGGATGGCCTCGATCATCCGGCGCTGGTGCCCGTGCGCGGTGTCGAGCACGAGCGCCGAGGCGCCGAGCTCGACCAGCCGCGCCGCGGAGGCGGCCGCGGCGGCCGAGATCCCCACCGCCGCCGCCACCATCAGCCGGCCGCGCGGGTCGAGCGCCGGCTCGAGCAGCTCGAGCCGCACCGCGTCGTCGCGGGTGAGCACGCCCACCAGGCGGCCCTCCGCGTCGACGACCGGGGCCGCCTTCACGCGCAGGTCCTCCATCCGCAGGAACGCCTCGCGGTTCGGCGTGCCCGCCGTGACGGCGACCAGGCGGGAGGACATGAAGGATCCGACCGGCGAGTACTGGTCCCGGTCGCGGAGGTCGGCGTGGGTCACGATGCCGAGCGGGCGCCGCTCCTCGTCCACCACCACCACCATGTCGTGCGAGCGCTTGCGGATGATGCCCTGGACGTCGCGCAGCGTGGCGCGCGGCGAGACCGAGAGCGGGGTGTCGTAGCGCGGGTCGGCCGCCTGGATGTGCTCGATGATGCGGGCGGCGGTCGCGAGGTCCATGTCCTGCGGCAGGACCCCCAGGCCGCCCAGCCGCGCCATGGTCTCCGCCATGCGCTTGCCGGTGACCGCGTTCATGTTGGCCGAGACGATGGGGTGCGCGCCGCCGGGGAAGTCGACGGGGCGCAGGTCGACGTCGAGCCGGGAGCTGCCGTCGAAGTAGCCGGGGACGAGGAAGACGTCGTCGAGCGAGAGCTCGAGCGCTTCCTCGCGCTCAGGGTGCAGGAATCGCATGCGGTGGGCCTCCGGCTTCACCGTGCAGCGCCGGCCGGGGGCGCGCAACAGGTTTCGCGCCCCGGCGCGGCCCGCCGCCGCGTTCCGGCTGCGGAGGCGCGCCGAGACGAGGCGAGCCGGGCTGCCCGCGCTGGGAGCAGCCCGGCTCGCGGAGCGCCGCGGCCCTACGGCGCGGCGGTCGCGGAGGCGCTCGTCACGACGAACGCCGCCGCGGTGGCCTGGCCCGAGGTGACCGTCACCGTCACGGGGACCGGCGGAGCGGTGGTGAACGTGACCCCGGCCGGCGCGGTGAAGGTGAGCGTGTAGGTGCCGGGGAAGAGGTACTTGTAGCTGACGCCGTAGGCGCCCGTGCTCGTGGCGGTGAGCGGGAGCGTCGTGCCGTCGCCCCCGGCGCTGGGCGTGAGCACGGCGCTGAAGCTGGCGAGGGTGGTGGGGGCCGGCAGCGTCACGCCCTGCCCGAGCGCCAGCGTGACGTCGACGCCGCCGCTCAGCTCGAGCTCGGTCGCGCGGCAGACCGGGTGCATCACCCACGCGCCCGAGGCGCCGGCGTCCTGCCCGAAGCTCTGCGACACGTCGAAGTCGACCAGCAGCACCTTGGAGCCCGTGCCGACCGAGACCGAGCCGCCGGGCAGGTCCACCTTGAGGCCGGACTGCGCGTAGCTCGGCATCCGGAGCGTGCCGCCGACCACCGCGCCGGGCGGCAGGCCCTCGTAGGTGGCGGACGAGGCGTAGATGACGCCGTTCACCTCGACGTAGCCGCCGGTGATGACGAAGCGCAGCTGCGAGTAGGAGCCGACCGGCACCACCGCGCCGTCCACGAGCTTCGCGGTGTCGTTCGCCAGCGTCAGCAGGTCGGTGGTGGTCTTCTGGGTCGTGAGCACCGTGTCGCCGCCCGAGCCGACCAGGTCGATCTCGGAGATGGTGACGACGGCCTTCGAGAAGCCGGCCGGGGCGTCCTTCAGGAGCAGCGAGACGGATCCGGTCTGACCGCCGCCGCAGGCCGCGCCGAGCAGCGCGAGCGAGGCGGTGACCAGCGTGCGAGAGAGTTTCACGGGAGATCCTTTCGTGGTGCGCGCGGGGTCCGTCCCCGTCCCGCGGCCACGGTGCAACCGGCGTTCCCGGCGCCCGGACCGCGGAGGGACGGCCAGGCGCGGGCCTGGCGGGCTCTCTCCTGTACGATCCGGGACACCCGGTGTACCGGATCGGCCACGGGATCCCGCTCCGGTGCGGGTCGCGACCCCGCCGGGAGCGCGTGCGGGTCGCGCGCGCTCCCGGGCCGGGCTAGATCGGCCGCGCGCCGGCGGGCAGGGCCGCTCCGGCGCCACGCGAGGGGCGCCATGGCCAGGATGCGCGCGGTCCAGGTGGCGAAGGCGGGGGGCGCGCTCGAGCTGGTCGAGCGCGAGGTGCCGGCGCCCGGGCCGGGGCAGGTGCGCCTCCGCGTGGAGGCGTGCGGCGTCTGCCACAGCGACGCGATGGTCAAGGGGGGCGCCTTCCCCGGCCTCACCCTGCCGCGGGTGCCGGGGCACGAGATCGCCGGGGTGGTCGACGCCGTCGGCCCGCAGGTGACCGCGTGGAAGCCGGGGGACCGCGCCGGCGTGGGGTGGCACGGGGGCCACTGCTTCCAGTGCGCCGCCTGCCGCCACGGGTGGTTCATCAACTGCGAGCGGGCGCGGATCACCGGGATCAGCTTCGACGGCGGCTACGCCGAGTACGCCGTGGCGCCGCAGGAGGCGCTGGCGCGGATGCCGGACGAGCTCGGCGCGGTCGAGGCGGCGCCGCTCCTGTGCGCCGGGATCACGACCTTCAACGCGCTCCGGAACAGCGGGGCGCGGGCGGGCGACACCGTCGCCGTGCAGGGGATCGGCGGGCTCGGCCACCTCGCCCTCCAGTACGCCGCGCGCATGGGCTTCCGGACCGTCGCGCTCTCGCACGGCGCGGACAAGGAGGCGCTGGCGCGCCAGCTCGGCGCCCACGCCTACGTCGACACCCAGCGGACCTCCGCCGCCGAGGGTCTCGCGCGGCTGGGCGGCGCCGACCTGGTGCTCGCCACCGCGCCCCACGCCGAGGCCATCGCGGCCACCGTCGCCGGGCTCAAGCCGCGCGGCAAGCTGCTCGTGGTGGCGGCGCCGTTCGAACCGCTGCAGGTCTCCGCCTTCGCGCTCCTCAGCGGGAAGACCGTCGCCGGCTGGCCGAGCGGCAGCGCCATCGACTCCGAGGAGACGCTGGCGTTCAGCGCGCTCACCGGGGTGAGGCCCCGGGTCGAGCGCTTCCCGCTGGAGCAGGCCGAGGAGGCGCTCGCGAAGATGCTCCAGAACCGGGTCCGGTTCCGGGCGGTCCTCACGCCCTGAGCCGCGGTCCGCGGCTCAGAGCGCGGCGCCCGCGGGCGCGCGCGCCGCCAGCATCTCCAGCACGAGATCGCGGAACGCCGTCACCTTGGGTGCGACGTGCTTCGCCGCCGGGGTGACGAGGAACAGGCTCCCCGCCGCGCGCTCGTAGCGCGGGACGACCCGCACCAGCTGGCCCGCCACCAGGTCGGGCTCCGCCACGAAGGTCGGGAGGAGCCCCACGCCGGCGCCTGCCCGCACCGCGTCGCGCACGAACAGGAGGTCGTCGCAGACGATGCGCGCGGCCCGGCCGGGCGCCGGGCGGGGCGCCGTGACCCGCAGCTGCTGGGGCCCGCCGCGGAAGACCACCCACTCGTGCGCGTCGAGGTCCGCCTCCGAGCGCGGGGTGCCGCGCCGGGCGAGGTAGAGCGGCGAGGCGTAGAGGCGCAGCAGGATGGGCGCGGCGCGCCGCACCACCAGCGTCGAGTCGGTGAGCTTGGGCGCGACGCGCAGCGCGACGTCGAACCCCTCGCCCACGAGGTCCACCACCCGGCCGGTGAGGTGCAGGTCGAGCGACACCGCCGGGTGGCGCGCGGTGTAGCGCGTCGCCACCGCGGCCAGGAACAGCACGCCGAGGTCCACCGGCGCCGTCACCCGGAGCGTGCCCGACGGCGCCTCCTCGCGCTCGGGCACCTCCCCCAGCACCGCCTTCACCGAGCGGAGCAGCGGCGTGACCCGGTCGTAGAGCGCCGTGCCGGCGGCCGAGAGCGAGACCTGGCGCGTGGTCCGGAACAGCAGCTGGACGCCCAGCTCGTTCTCGAGCCTGGCCACGCCCCGGCTGGCGGAGGACTTCGGCATGCCGAGCTCCCGCGCGGCGGCCGAGAAGCTCGAGGTGCGAGCCACCGCCTCGAAGATGGTGAGCAGGTTGAGATCCATCGTTCCTCCTGTGGAACGGAGATGTGCGCGAGCGATGATTGCGCGAACGGTGCAACGGAAGCAAGCTCCAGGGCGTCAGGGGCCCGGCGCGCTCGCCGGGCCGGTGCCCCAGCCGACTCCCGGCTCTCTCCACGAAAGGAACCGCCATGAAGAAGCTCCTCGCCTCGCTCCTCGCCCTCTCCCCGGCCCTCGCGCTGGCCGCGACCTCCCACTGGAGCGTCGACCCCTCGCACTCGCAGGTCGGCTTCGCGGTGAAGCACCTCGTCATCTCCAACGTCCGCGGCGAGTTCACGAAGTACCAGGGGCAGGTCGCCCTGGACGAGGCCGACGTGGCGAAGTCCACCGTCGAGGCCTCGATCGACGTGAGCAGCATCTCCACCAAGAACGCCGACCGGGACGCGCACCTCAAGTCGCCCGACTTCTTCGACGCCGCCAGGTACCCGGCGATGACCTTCAAGTCCACGAAGGTGCGGAAGGCCGGGCCGGACAAGCTCGAGGTGACGGGCGACCTCACCCTCCACGGCGTGACGAGGCCGGTCGTGCTCGACGTCGCCACCACGCCCGAGGTGAAGGGCATGTACGGCGAGACGCGCCGCGGGTTCGCCGCCACGACCAAGATCAGCCGCAAGGAGTTCGGCCTCACCTGGAACAAGGCGGTCGAGGCCGGCCCGGCGGTGGGCGACGAGGTCGCCATCGCCCTCGACCTCGAGGCGGTGAAGGACCAGCCGAAGACCGCCGCCAAGTAGACCCTTCGCCGCGGGCCCGAGCGGGCCGGCTCCCAGCGCGGGGGCCGGCCCTTTCGCGCGCCCGGCTCAGCGGTTCCGGCCGTAGGCCTCGTGCGCGGAGACCCACTCCAGCGACGAGATGGCGGCCGCCAGCGAGATCTCCCCGGCGAGCACCACCCCGGCCACGATCTCGGCGAGCTTCTCCACCTTCCCCTGGCCGAAGCAGCCCAGCACCTCCAGGCACTCGCGCTGGGTGGGGAGCCCGGTCCCCCCGCCGTGGGTCGCCACGATGAGCGAGGGGATGGTGATCGAGAGGTAGAGGTCCTTCTCCGGGGTGAGCTCGCAGTAGACGATGCCGGCCGAACCCTCGGCCACGTTGGCGACGTCCTGGCCGGTCGCGATGAAGAGCGCGGTGAGGGCGTTGGGCGAGTGGAGCCCGTTGTTGTTGGCGCCGGACAGGAAGGCCCCCACGTTCGCGACCCCCCAGTGGTAGGCCAGGCTCTCCGGGTCGACCCGCGTCACCTCGAGCAGCACCGAGCGCTTCACGACGCACTCGGCGGTGACGCGCTTGCCCCGGGTGCGCATGAGGTTCACCTGGGAGGCCTTCTTGTCCGTGGCCAGGTTCGACTCAAGGTAGAACCGGCGCACCGCCGGGTGGTGCTCCAGGATCCAGCTGCAGGCGGCGAAGGTGGCCCGCCCCACCAGGTTCTGCCCGGCGGCGTCGCCGGTGGTGAAGTCGAACCGCAGGTAGGCGAACTTGCTCGCCAGGTACTGCTCGATCTGCTGCAGCTTGCCCACCCGGGTGGTGGCCTCCGCCTCCCGCCGCAGGTCCTCGAGGTGGTCGTCCACCCAGCCGCAGAACGCGCGCGCCTCGCGGGCGGAGTCGAAGACGAACACCGGCGCGCGCTGCATGTGATCCGCCTGGATGGTGCAGGTGACGCCGCCCGAGAGGTTCAGCACCTTCATGCCGCGGTTGTACGAGGCGACCAGCGTCCCCTCGGTGGTGGCGAGCGGGATGACGAACTCGCCCTGCGCGTGCTCGCCGTTCACCCGCAGCGGCCCGGCGAAGCCGAGCGGGACCTGCGCCACGCCGGTGAAGTTCTCGATGTGGCCGCGACCGAGCTGCGGCGGGAACGAGGCC
Protein-coding sequences here:
- a CDS encoding 3-deoxy-7-phosphoheptulonate synthase is translated as MPTPARPPLKPPQACSSLEEVRASIDAVDRDIVALLASRRSYALQAARFKDAADGVKDTRREEQVVENVRALAAEYGIEPDLVETLYRDMIAGFVRVEQDVGGHRAAPVVENVHVESFDVMLPPEEMKHRVPLTERAANVVVEGRRAVEAILDHRDPRLLVVVGPCSIHDPEAGLDYARRLRALADEVSDTLLLVMRVYFEKPRTTVGWEGFTNDPRMNGSFRIKEGMERARKFLVDVSELGMPAATEALDPIAPHYRGDLIAWTAIGARTSESQTHRNLASGLSSPVGFKNGTEGEIEGAVNAIVAAARPHAFLGINDQGRSAVIRTRGNRYGHLVLRGGGGRPNFDTVSVSMAEQALAKAGVPKNIVIDCSHANSWKKPELQPLVVRDAVHQIREGNRSIVGLMIEGFIEPGNQPASPDPAKLKYGQSVTDPCLGWDDTAAVLREARLALRDVLPRRIG
- a CDS encoding GuaB1 family IMP dehydrogenase-related protein; amino-acid sequence: MRFLHPEREEALELSLDDVFLVPGYFDGSSRLDVDLRPVDFPGGAHPIVSANMNAVTGKRMAETMARLGGLGVLPQDMDLATAARIIEHIQAADPRYDTPLSVSPRATLRDVQGIIRKRSHDMVVVVDEERRPLGIVTHADLRDRDQYSPVGSFMSSRLVAVTAGTPNREAFLRMEDLRVKAAPVVDAEGRLVGVLTRDDAVRLELLEPALDPRGRLMVAAAVGISAAAAASAARLVELGASALVLDTAHGHQRRMIEAIREVRRAVGTAVPLVAGNVCTPEGTRDLLEAGADVVKVNVGPGAMCTTRMQTGAGRPTFSSVLACAREAHARGRHVWADGGVRDPRDVALYLAAGASRVMIGTALSGTYESPGDVKEDRDGRPYKENYGMASARAVSDRTAGLDAFERAKKGFFREGISTSRIYMREGRESVGSILVDVITGVQSALTYAGATTLPELHRKAVIGVQTTGGYVEGKPRG
- the ygiD gene encoding 4,5-DOPA dioxygenase extradiol, whose protein sequence is MSDPTTRMPAVFVGHGNPMNAVEDNAWSRGFRVLGEALPRPKAILAVSAHWYVAGTYATADERPETIHDFGGFPEELYRVQYPAPGAPDLARRAVQLVGEGRASLSREWGLDHGTWSVLVHLRPAADVPVVQLSLDGRLAPAEHLALGRALAPLRDEGVLLLASGNLVHNLRHAFTAWGRGDQETPAWAREFDEELARALARHDTDALARALEGEAGRRAHPTPDHYLPLLYAAGAAAPDDPVRFPITGFDMASLSMRSVVFG
- a CDS encoding hybrid sensor histidine kinase/response regulator, with protein sequence METSRRPGPAGDPPGHASELERLRDQLAKIAESVPGVICSYRLRADGSACFPFATAAGEDVWGISPSVVAEDAAPVFDRLHPDDAHRVGERIAEAARAGARWHDRFRYQHPAKGLRWLEGWSVPKTEPDGSVLWHGFVMDVTDQVAAEQALRDSDRRKSEFLAVLSHELRNPLAPIRDGLYLLDRMPPGSPQAARAREVIHRQTDHLARLVDDLLDVTRISRGKMQLRRERLELRELVRRTCDDHRPAFEQRGIELRIALPAGAVWVDADATRLAQVLGNLLQNAAKFTGEGGHVGVSASTGPGEVQLRVADDGIGLAPELVPRLFEPFVQAENGQARTHGGLGLGLALVKGLVELHGGSVRAQSAGRDRGATFTVTLPQASAPAPRASPPAARPAAARTLTVLVIEDNLDAARTVADLLELDGHRVVIATDGRSGIARAREAKPDFVLCDVGLPDVDGYEVARTLRADPALASTRLVALSGYAQPEDKERARAAGFDAHLAKPAPFDELHALLAGAP
- the ilvD gene encoding dihydroxy-acid dehydratase, whose amino-acid sequence is MRSDIVKKGFERAPHRSLLRATGLRDEDFDKPFIGIANSQIDIIPGHIHLHEYGRIAKEEIRKAGGVPFEFNTIGVDDGIAMGHDGMLYSLPSRELIADSVETMMNAHKLDALLCIPNCDKIVPGMIMGALRVDVPTVFVSGGPMRAGRLADGTSVDLATAFEAVGQRARGQITDAQLHDLECAACPGAGSCAGMFTANSMNVLCEAMGIALPGNGTAPALTPEREELVRRAARRVVEIALDERFRLRKILNEDAIHNAFVVDMAVGGSTNTVLHMLAIAREAEVPFDLARIDAIARTVAHVAKISPSLSTVHIEDVHAAGGIPAVLHEVARRGGVVRTGALTVTGETVGDRIGGARILDPAVIHPLEQAYSQVGGLAVLRGNLAREGAVVKTAGIDPAMRRFTGRALCFDSQDEAIAGIMAGAVKPGHVVVIRYEGPKGGPGMQEMLSPTSLLAGMGLGASVALVTDGRFSGATRGACIGHVSPEAAEGGEIALVRDGDAISLDVEARTLTLDVAPAELRRRAEGFVPRRKAIASRWLRRYAHLVTNAASGAVLDAPPAS
- a CDS encoding DUF4382 domain-containing protein → MKLSRTLVTASLALLGAACGGGQTGSVSLLLKDAPAGFSKAVVTISEIDLVGSGGDTVLTTQKTTTDLLTLANDTAKLVDGAVVPVGSYSQLRFVITGGYVEVNGVIYASSATYEGLPPGAVVGGTLRMPSYAQSGLKVDLPGGSVSVGTGSKVLLVDFDVSQSFGQDAGASGAWVMHPVCRATELELSGGVDVTLALGQGVTLPAPTTLASFSAVLTPSAGGDGTTLPLTATSTGAYGVSYKYLFPGTYTLTFTAPAGVTFTTAPPVPVTVTVTSGQATAAAFVVTSASATAAP